One window of Chloroflexus aggregans DSM 9485 genomic DNA carries:
- the ygfZ gene encoding CAF17-like 4Fe-4S cluster assembly/insertion protein YgfZ, which produces MNSVVAHDYEAVYTTAAVIDESDRGRLWMRGRDRASLLHRLSTNHIARLQPGQGTLTVLTTPIGRMIDLLRVYALPDALLLETGPRHGGPILRHLRKNIFFNDQVTVADAGSELGQIGIYGPQAGEIVQALGLPMVAERYGIVAAQWGETPVLIARCEPLGGDGYTLYPPVAQTEALLAALVAAGAAPLNAETAEVVRIEHGYPRFGHEITLDYIPLEADLWRAVSFQKGCYVGQEIIARMESRGRIAKQLRGLRLTALPTIVPTPLTVDGKEVGVLTSAAHSPRYGLIGLAYVRSSYADDGTTVLVADQVANVCRLPFTAE; this is translated from the coding sequence ATGAATAGTGTTGTCGCGCATGACTATGAAGCGGTGTATACCACCGCTGCGGTTATTGATGAGTCTGACCGAGGGCGACTCTGGATGCGAGGTCGTGATCGGGCGTCGCTGTTGCATCGCCTCTCGACGAACCATATCGCGCGACTTCAACCCGGTCAGGGGACATTGACGGTCCTCACGACGCCAATCGGTCGCATGATCGACCTGCTACGGGTGTATGCCCTTCCCGATGCACTCTTGCTGGAAACGGGACCGCGTCATGGCGGGCCAATCTTGCGTCATTTGCGTAAAAATATCTTTTTTAACGACCAGGTCACCGTTGCAGATGCCGGTAGTGAATTGGGTCAGATCGGTATCTATGGGCCGCAGGCGGGTGAGATTGTGCAAGCTCTTGGTTTACCGATGGTCGCGGAACGCTATGGGATCGTTGCTGCGCAGTGGGGTGAGACACCGGTATTGATCGCCCGTTGTGAGCCGCTCGGTGGTGATGGCTATACCCTTTATCCGCCGGTAGCCCAAACCGAGGCGTTGCTGGCTGCGCTGGTTGCTGCCGGTGCTGCGCCACTTAATGCTGAAACCGCTGAGGTAGTGCGTATCGAACATGGGTATCCACGCTTTGGGCATGAAATTACCCTCGACTACATTCCGCTTGAGGCCGATCTGTGGCGTGCGGTGAGTTTTCAGAAGGGTTGCTACGTCGGCCAAGAGATTATTGCACGGATGGAGAGCCGGGGTCGGATTGCTAAGCAGTTGCGCGGGTTGCGATTGACGGCACTGCCGACAATCGTACCGACTCCACTCACAGTTGATGGTAAAGAAGTTGGTGTTCTCACCAGTGCTGCCCACTCACCACGATATGGTCTGATCGGGTTGGCGTATGTGCGGAGTAGTTACGCCGATGACGGTACAACGGTGTTGGTTGCCGATCAAGTGGCAAACGTGTGCCGGTTGCCCTTTACCGCTGAGTAG
- a CDS encoding SDR family oxidoreductase → MSVTGRLAGKIALITGGAGNIGSEMTRRFLAEGATVIISGRNSAKLAALAERLRSEAGVPAKRIDLEVMDGSDPAAVRAGVAAIIGRHGHIDILVNNAGSTGAQRRLAEIPLNETDRDLDDEEALSTSVANLLGMAWHLMRILSPHMPPGSAIINISTIFSRAEYYGRIPYVVPKAALNTLTQIAARELGIRGIRVNTIFPGPIESERIQTVFQRMDQLKGRPEGDTASQFLATMRLYRANDQGQLERRFPTICDVADAAVFLASDEAAALTGETIEVTHGMELPTSSETSLLARTDLRTIDANGRTTLICAGDQIEEVMALTGMLRTCGSEVIIGFRSEAALAQFEQAIGESRRLAGESFIPPIALPIDLRNPSTIDALFDWAGENTGGIHAAVILPASGREPATQVIDIDDAHVQAFLNDEIVGSIIIASRLARYWQAQRIAPGARAREPRVIFLSNGASTAGNPYGRIQSAAIEQLIRVWRHEAALDYERATAAGERVLPAVWASQIVRFANRSLEGLEFACAWTAQLLHSQRRINEITLTIPADISATTGARSASVGWAESLIGLHLGKVALITGGSAGIGGQIGRLLALSGARVMLAARDPHKLEQIQATIRAELAEVGYTDVEERVQIAPGCDVSSEEQLVDLVERTLAAFGTVDYLINNAGIAGVEEMVIDMPVEGWRNTLYANLISNYSLMRKLAPLMKKQGSGYVLNVSSYFGGEKDAAIPYPNRADYAVSKAGQRAMAEVFARFLGPEIQINAIAPGPVEGDRLRGTGERPGLFARRARLILENKRLNELHAALITAARTDNRPMRELVELLLPNDVAALAQHPAAPDVLRTLAKRFQSEGDPAASSSSFLLNRSIAAKLLARLINGGYDLPADIFANLAVPPDPFFTRAQIDREARKVRDGIMGMLYLQRMPTEFDVAMATVYYLADRNVSGETFHPSGGLRYERTPTGGELFGLPAPERLAELVGSTVYLIGEHLTEHLNLLARAYLERYGARQVVMIVETEAGAEKMRHLLHDHVEAGRLPIIVAGDQIEAAIDQAIANYGRPGPVVCTPFRPLPSAPLVGRKDSDWSTVLSEAEFAELCEHQLTHHFRVARKIALSDGASLALVTPETTATSSTEQFALANFVKTTLHAFTATIGVESERTAQRILINQVDLTRRARAEEPRDPRERQQELERFIEAVLLVTAPLPPEADTRYAGRIHRGRAITV, encoded by the coding sequence ATGAGCGTAACAGGGCGATTAGCAGGAAAGATTGCGCTAATTACCGGCGGTGCAGGGAACATCGGAAGTGAAATGACCCGTCGCTTTCTCGCCGAGGGTGCCACCGTGATCATCAGCGGACGGAACAGCGCCAAACTGGCGGCGTTGGCCGAACGGCTACGGAGCGAAGCGGGTGTACCGGCAAAACGGATCGATCTTGAAGTGATGGATGGGAGTGATCCGGCGGCGGTGCGTGCCGGCGTTGCAGCGATCATTGGTCGACATGGTCACATTGACATTCTGGTTAATAATGCGGGGAGCACCGGCGCCCAACGACGATTGGCCGAGATACCTCTGAACGAAACCGACCGTGACCTCGATGATGAAGAGGCGTTGAGTACAAGTGTCGCGAATCTCCTGGGCATGGCGTGGCATCTGATGCGAATTCTCTCCCCCCATATGCCGCCCGGTAGCGCGATTATTAACATTTCGACTATCTTTTCGCGGGCTGAATATTACGGTCGTATTCCTTACGTCGTACCGAAAGCAGCCCTCAATACGCTCACCCAAATTGCAGCACGTGAGCTGGGTATCCGCGGGATCCGCGTCAACACGATCTTCCCCGGCCCAATCGAGAGTGAACGGATTCAGACCGTCTTTCAACGCATGGACCAGCTCAAAGGTCGGCCAGAAGGTGATACGGCTAGCCAGTTCCTCGCCACGATGCGGTTGTACCGCGCCAATGATCAAGGCCAGCTCGAACGCCGCTTCCCTACCATCTGTGACGTAGCCGATGCAGCAGTCTTTCTGGCCAGTGATGAAGCAGCGGCCCTGACCGGTGAGACGATAGAGGTGACACACGGCATGGAATTGCCGACCAGCAGTGAAACGAGTCTGCTCGCCCGCACCGACCTTCGCACCATCGACGCAAATGGCCGCACGACGCTGATCTGTGCCGGCGATCAGATCGAAGAAGTGATGGCACTCACCGGTATGCTCCGCACATGTGGGAGTGAAGTGATTATCGGCTTTCGTTCGGAAGCGGCACTCGCCCAATTCGAGCAGGCAATCGGTGAGAGTCGGCGCCTGGCCGGCGAGTCGTTTATACCGCCAATTGCCCTTCCAATCGACCTCCGTAATCCGAGCACGATCGATGCCCTCTTCGACTGGGCCGGCGAGAATACCGGAGGTATCCACGCTGCGGTTATCCTTCCGGCGTCGGGGCGCGAGCCGGCCACGCAGGTTATCGATATTGACGACGCCCATGTGCAAGCGTTTTTGAACGACGAGATCGTCGGTTCGATTATCATTGCAAGCCGACTGGCACGGTATTGGCAAGCCCAGCGGATCGCACCGGGAGCGCGGGCACGCGAGCCGCGTGTAATCTTTCTCTCGAATGGCGCCAGTACCGCTGGCAACCCTTACGGACGGATTCAGAGTGCCGCTATCGAACAGTTGATCCGTGTCTGGCGCCATGAGGCTGCCCTCGACTATGAGCGTGCAACAGCAGCCGGTGAACGGGTGTTGCCTGCGGTATGGGCCAGCCAGATTGTGCGCTTTGCGAACCGTAGCCTCGAAGGGTTGGAGTTTGCCTGTGCGTGGACAGCACAGCTCTTGCATAGCCAGCGTCGGATCAACGAGATTACCCTGACCATACCGGCCGACATTAGCGCAACGACCGGTGCCCGCAGTGCCTCGGTCGGTTGGGCCGAAAGCCTCATCGGCTTGCATTTAGGCAAAGTGGCGCTGATCACCGGCGGTAGTGCCGGCATTGGCGGGCAAATCGGTCGCTTGCTCGCCCTTAGCGGGGCGCGTGTGATGCTCGCTGCCCGCGACCCACACAAGCTCGAGCAGATACAAGCGACGATTCGGGCCGAACTGGCCGAGGTCGGCTACACCGACGTGGAGGAGCGGGTGCAAATTGCACCGGGCTGTGATGTGAGCAGTGAAGAACAGCTCGTCGATCTGGTAGAACGAACACTCGCTGCGTTCGGCACGGTCGATTATCTGATCAACAACGCCGGTATCGCCGGAGTCGAAGAGATGGTGATCGACATGCCGGTTGAGGGCTGGCGGAATACCCTCTACGCCAATCTGATCAGCAACTACTCGCTGATGCGTAAACTGGCGCCACTCATGAAGAAGCAGGGGAGTGGCTATGTTCTCAACGTCTCGTCGTATTTTGGCGGCGAGAAAGATGCGGCAATTCCCTACCCGAACCGCGCCGACTACGCTGTCTCCAAGGCCGGTCAGCGAGCGATGGCCGAGGTATTTGCCCGCTTCCTTGGCCCCGAGATTCAGATCAACGCTATTGCGCCGGGGCCGGTTGAGGGTGACCGGTTACGCGGTACCGGCGAGCGACCTGGCCTATTCGCGCGACGGGCACGGCTGATCTTGGAGAACAAGCGACTCAATGAACTACACGCTGCCCTGATTACGGCGGCCCGCACCGATAACCGCCCAATGCGTGAACTGGTCGAATTGCTCTTACCCAACGATGTTGCCGCGCTTGCCCAACATCCGGCAGCCCCTGACGTATTGCGCACATTGGCAAAGCGATTCCAAAGTGAGGGAGACCCGGCAGCTTCTTCGAGCAGCTTCTTGCTCAACCGCTCAATTGCGGCTAAGCTACTGGCTCGGCTGATCAACGGTGGGTACGATCTACCGGCTGACATCTTTGCTAACCTGGCAGTACCACCCGATCCCTTCTTCACCCGTGCGCAAATCGACCGTGAGGCGCGGAAGGTCCGCGACGGCATTATGGGGATGCTGTACCTACAGCGTATGCCGACCGAGTTTGACGTGGCGATGGCGACCGTCTACTACCTCGCCGACCGCAACGTCAGCGGTGAAACCTTCCATCCATCGGGCGGCCTGCGCTACGAACGCACTCCTACCGGTGGCGAACTGTTCGGATTACCGGCGCCAGAACGGCTGGCCGAACTCGTTGGGAGCACCGTCTATCTGATCGGTGAACATCTCACCGAGCATCTCAACTTACTGGCGCGTGCCTATCTGGAGCGATACGGTGCGCGACAGGTTGTGATGATCGTCGAAACGGAAGCCGGCGCCGAGAAGATGCGTCATCTCTTACACGATCACGTTGAGGCCGGTCGTTTACCGATCATCGTTGCCGGTGACCAGATCGAAGCAGCCATTGACCAGGCCATTGCCAACTATGGCCGACCAGGCCCGGTGGTTTGCACTCCCTTCCGGCCACTACCAAGCGCACCGTTGGTTGGACGTAAGGACAGCGACTGGAGTACGGTGCTTAGTGAAGCAGAGTTTGCCGAATTGTGCGAACATCAACTAACGCACCATTTCCGTGTCGCCCGCAAGATTGCACTGAGCGATGGAGCGAGTTTGGCGTTGGTCACACCCGAAACGACGGCGACATCGAGCACCGAACAATTTGCCCTGGCCAATTTCGTGAAGACAACGCTCCATGCATTTACAGCTACGATTGGAGTGGAAAGTGAACGTACCGCGCAGCGGATTCTGATCAATCAGGTTGATTTGACCCGGCGTGCCCGTGCCGAAGAACCACGTGATCCACGTGAGCGCCAGCAAGAGTTGGAACGCTTTATCGAGGCTGTCTTGTTGGTCACTGCACCGTTGCCGCCAGAAGCTGATACGCGCTACGCCGGACGGATCCATCGTGGGCGGGCAATTACGGTCTAG
- a CDS encoding cytochrome P450 gives MMQHLSSSAALRNLQRLRRDPLTLLAELADRGDLVPFRAGPQEMLLVNHPSLIRDVLVTHNRAFVKGRVLERAKRLLGEGLLTSEGELHLRQRRLIQPAFHRQRIAAYGETMVASAADRSARWTDGAVLDVNRELMAITLRVVGATLFAVETESDADEVFAAMHDLVAMFDLAVLPFADWLLALPLPPVRRFQTAKTRLDTIIYRIIAQRRANPVDHGDLLSMLLLAVDHERGGYRMTDTQLRDEVLTLFLAGHETTANALTWALYLLALHPPIAARLKAELTTVLGNRDPTVADLPALRYTEWLFAEALRLYPPAWLIGRRAITPVTIGDMRVQPHTIVLMSPWLMHHDPRVFPDPYRCDPLRHTPEAQATRPKFAFFPFGGGPRNCIGEPFAWMEGVLVLATLARRRQFDLVPEHPVVLQTGITLRPRYGIRLRLSSCNDRATM, from the coding sequence ATGATGCAGCATCTGTCTTCGTCGGCTGCGCTTCGCAATCTGCAACGATTGCGCCGCGATCCGCTGACGCTACTGGCCGAATTGGCGGATCGTGGTGATCTGGTTCCGTTTCGTGCCGGCCCGCAAGAGATGCTGTTAGTCAACCATCCGTCACTTATCCGTGACGTATTGGTGACCCACAATCGTGCCTTTGTGAAAGGCCGTGTGCTGGAACGGGCAAAACGGTTACTGGGCGAGGGTTTGCTCACAAGCGAAGGGGAGTTGCATTTGCGCCAACGCCGGTTGATTCAACCGGCCTTCCACCGGCAACGGATTGCCGCTTACGGCGAGACCATGGTGGCATCTGCCGCCGATCGGAGCGCACGCTGGACCGACGGTGCTGTGCTTGATGTGAATCGCGAACTTATGGCGATCACGTTGCGTGTTGTCGGTGCTACTCTCTTCGCCGTAGAGACGGAATCCGATGCCGATGAGGTCTTTGCCGCAATGCACGATCTGGTGGCGATGTTCGATCTAGCCGTCTTGCCGTTTGCCGATTGGCTGCTGGCTCTGCCGTTACCACCGGTGCGTCGCTTTCAAACGGCAAAAACTCGGCTTGATACCATCATCTACCGAATTATCGCCCAACGTCGCGCCAATCCGGTTGATCACGGCGATCTCCTCTCGATGTTACTGTTGGCCGTCGATCATGAACGTGGTGGGTATCGAATGACCGATACACAACTACGTGATGAGGTGCTTACCCTCTTTTTAGCCGGTCATGAGACGACCGCCAATGCCTTAACGTGGGCTTTGTATCTGCTTGCCCTCCATCCACCGATTGCAGCACGGCTGAAGGCTGAGTTGACGACCGTGCTCGGTAACCGCGATCCCACGGTTGCCGATTTGCCGGCCCTCCGCTATACCGAATGGCTATTTGCCGAGGCGCTGCGCCTCTATCCACCGGCGTGGTTGATCGGACGGCGCGCCATCACACCGGTGACCATTGGCGATATGCGGGTGCAACCTCATACCATTGTGCTGATGAGTCCGTGGTTGATGCACCACGACCCCCGTGTCTTCCCCGATCCCTATCGCTGTGATCCGTTACGTCATACGCCCGAAGCCCAAGCGACACGACCAAAATTCGCCTTCTTTCCCTTTGGTGGTGGCCCGCGGAACTGTATCGGTGAACCGTTTGCGTGGATGGAAGGGGTGTTGGTGCTGGCAACACTGGCGCGACGCCGGCAGTTTGATCTTGTGCCTGAGCATCCGGTCGTTTTGCAGACGGGGATAACTCTTCGTCCTCGTTATGGGATTCGTTTGCGGTTATCATCGTGTAATGACCGTGCTACAATGTAA
- a CDS encoding GAF domain-containing protein, which produces MSRSDPGRQLIDELERQRDLLRRQQERDQRILTTLYAIGLVARDHPSLRAMFETIVHELHNVFEFDACYLALCDEQPERFRAALLYDEGVIEFLENREYGYLTGLIVRRREPILFGDLVVERDTTLPTVPFGNVTKLSRSWVGVPLMISEAAIGVISLQSYEPYRYNQETVDLLQRVANVIALALENVVLNAEQDRLSRELAEQLAVRSEELASLSRLAATLVDPRPLDEVLNEALSIALTTLHFDAGNVRLLDETGTLLVLRAQQGFTEEYVEQTYQVPIEISPLREVITNVQPRIIEREWYALYDPAHFPLHLFPRFESTVNLPLVVGRRVLGTLSLFGFSPRELAPHELVLAQSVANQIAILIEHNRLTEERERQISELRAMREISLAASTTQTAHELLQRAAAELSACMALDVFSMVIYDPVRNLISDGITLDEGNVYRYWISQPPPPRSLTAWILRECQPIFLNNLPSEITTLPDVEGVIIGADRMAQSWIGWPLLDRDGRPIGVVSVQSYRPYAFTLRDMEFLGNVAAQLALHVQNVTLQVQRTRQIAELQAINQIGTLVAASYDLDRIFNEVRRIVVDLTEASVFYLLLCDPDTRVVQYAVFVEHHHQLGAELMGRPIHPRSLTDWLLTQRRSLRFDDLSVERDRVEALGIQPYPIGSSHLMRSWVGVPLLAQNEVAIGVLALQDERPYRYDDGTVDFLAQIASLLSLAVQKVRLFEERERRAKENAWLFKEAQAHAVAAERQASRMALVNRIAGLLATRLDQQAILEIATRELVQLFWADHTGLVLFQDDETGVVAAEYPQIGILGTKIPLHDNPLVNALQTTRRPQVIHDVATDPRAVILREYWQSIGIRSLVIVPLISRDQMFGSISFDSFGEPRSYTEDEVELMMTVATSVATAYANAMLFAAEQEQRRTAETLREVARVLSSSFDPHEVLPLVLAELRKLINYDTATIMLVDGSVLRIAAASGWPIDSAPLGRTLPIEASGAGKVVRQREPILLVAPPDSTIWPKGDIGDRILTWLGVPLISKGRVLGVLNIDSYRRNAFNARDLEVAQTFANHAAIAIENAQLYQESVARVEQELAIARQIQSNLFPRTLPSCSGVSIAARCLPARETGGDFYDVIDLGSRIGIIIGDVSGKSLPAAMLMAVARSTARSEARNHEFPRLVMAETNRWLVEDVPRNTFVALGYALIDPIEHRLILSNAGQLAPLLRHSDGRTSFLETAGALPLGMHRDTRYNQIELELFPGDTLVFYTDGVVEAQNRQHELLGFDRLEQLVRHWGHLPPEALLERLLAEVRSFSEGRAVHDDMTLVIVRMEPETAMHNGA; this is translated from the coding sequence ATGAGTCGTAGTGACCCTGGCCGCCAATTGATCGACGAACTCGAACGCCAACGCGATCTGTTGCGCCGCCAACAAGAGCGTGATCAGCGGATTTTGACCACGTTGTATGCAATCGGCTTGGTTGCACGTGATCATCCGTCGCTGCGCGCCATGTTCGAGACTATTGTGCATGAATTACACAACGTGTTTGAGTTTGATGCCTGTTACCTCGCCCTGTGTGATGAACAGCCCGAACGGTTCAGGGCGGCGCTCTTGTACGATGAGGGGGTTATCGAATTTCTTGAAAACCGTGAATATGGCTATCTGACCGGTCTCATTGTGCGTCGGCGCGAGCCGATCCTCTTCGGCGATCTGGTTGTCGAGCGTGATACAACCTTGCCGACAGTCCCCTTTGGCAATGTTACTAAACTCTCGCGTTCGTGGGTTGGAGTGCCGCTGATGATCAGTGAGGCGGCTATCGGGGTGATTTCCCTCCAGAGCTACGAACCTTATCGCTACAATCAAGAGACTGTCGATCTGTTACAGCGGGTGGCTAATGTCATTGCGTTGGCGCTCGAAAATGTCGTTCTCAACGCCGAGCAGGATCGGCTCAGCCGTGAATTGGCCGAGCAACTGGCCGTTCGGAGTGAGGAGTTGGCCTCGCTTAGCCGATTGGCTGCAACGTTGGTTGACCCACGTCCGCTCGATGAGGTGCTTAACGAGGCGTTATCAATTGCGCTGACAACGCTGCACTTTGATGCCGGTAATGTGCGATTACTCGATGAAACCGGTACTCTTTTGGTATTGCGGGCCCAACAGGGTTTTACTGAGGAGTATGTTGAGCAAACGTACCAGGTGCCAATCGAGATCAGTCCGCTCCGTGAGGTGATTACCAACGTCCAACCCCGGATTATCGAGCGTGAGTGGTATGCACTCTACGATCCGGCGCACTTTCCATTACACCTCTTCCCGCGCTTCGAGTCGACGGTTAACTTACCGTTGGTCGTTGGCCGGCGAGTGTTGGGTACATTGAGCCTGTTTGGTTTTAGCCCACGTGAATTGGCACCACACGAATTGGTGCTGGCGCAGTCAGTCGCGAATCAAATCGCTATTCTGATCGAACACAACCGTTTAACTGAAGAGCGTGAACGACAAATTTCCGAATTGCGCGCGATGCGCGAGATCAGCCTCGCCGCTTCGACGACCCAAACTGCTCACGAATTGTTGCAACGGGCTGCAGCCGAGTTAAGCGCCTGTATGGCTCTTGATGTGTTTTCGATGGTGATTTATGATCCGGTACGCAATTTGATCAGCGATGGTATTACTCTCGATGAGGGAAACGTCTACCGATACTGGATTAGTCAACCACCACCGCCGCGTTCACTGACGGCATGGATTCTGCGTGAGTGTCAGCCGATTTTTCTCAATAATTTGCCCTCTGAAATTACAACATTGCCTGATGTTGAAGGGGTGATCATCGGCGCCGATCGGATGGCGCAATCGTGGATTGGTTGGCCGTTACTCGATCGCGATGGTCGCCCGATCGGGGTTGTCTCCGTCCAGAGTTACCGGCCATACGCCTTTACGCTCCGTGATATGGAGTTTCTCGGTAATGTGGCTGCGCAGTTGGCGTTGCACGTGCAAAATGTTACCTTGCAAGTTCAACGCACACGCCAGATTGCCGAGTTGCAGGCGATTAATCAAATCGGAACGCTGGTGGCGGCGTCGTATGATCTTGACCGCATTTTTAACGAAGTCCGGCGCATTGTGGTTGATTTAACGGAGGCTTCTGTCTTTTATCTGTTGCTGTGTGACCCAGACACGCGCGTGGTGCAGTATGCCGTTTTTGTTGAGCATCACCATCAACTTGGGGCCGAGTTGATGGGTCGCCCGATACATCCCCGTTCCCTCACCGATTGGCTCCTGACCCAACGTCGTTCGTTACGTTTCGATGATCTAAGTGTCGAACGTGATCGGGTCGAAGCGTTGGGTATTCAGCCGTATCCGATTGGTTCATCCCACCTCATGCGTTCGTGGGTTGGGGTGCCGTTGTTAGCCCAGAACGAAGTTGCCATCGGCGTACTGGCGTTGCAAGATGAACGACCGTACCGCTACGATGATGGCACGGTCGATTTCCTCGCCCAAATTGCCAGTCTCCTCAGCCTGGCTGTGCAGAAGGTGCGCCTGTTTGAAGAACGCGAACGACGGGCGAAAGAGAATGCGTGGCTGTTCAAGGAGGCGCAAGCGCACGCGGTTGCTGCCGAGCGACAGGCGTCCCGGATGGCGTTGGTTAACCGTATCGCTGGCTTACTCGCTACTCGCCTTGATCAACAGGCGATACTTGAAATTGCCACTCGTGAATTGGTGCAGTTGTTCTGGGCCGATCATACCGGTCTGGTGTTGTTCCAAGATGATGAAACCGGTGTGGTGGCTGCTGAATATCCGCAGATTGGGATACTGGGTACCAAGATTCCTCTCCATGACAATCCATTGGTTAACGCACTACAAACCACGCGCCGTCCACAGGTGATCCACGATGTTGCCACCGATCCTCGCGCCGTAATATTGCGTGAATACTGGCAGTCAATAGGAATACGTTCGCTGGTTATCGTGCCACTGATCAGTCGTGATCAGATGTTTGGCTCGATCTCGTTTGATAGTTTTGGTGAACCTCGTTCCTATACTGAGGACGAGGTGGAATTGATGATGACCGTCGCAACATCGGTGGCGACAGCCTACGCAAATGCGATGCTCTTTGCCGCCGAGCAAGAACAACGCCGAACCGCCGAGACGCTGCGCGAAGTGGCCCGCGTGCTGAGTTCGAGCTTTGATCCGCACGAGGTTTTGCCGCTCGTGCTGGCCGAATTGCGTAAGCTGATCAACTATGATACGGCAACGATTATGTTGGTCGATGGTTCGGTCTTGCGGATTGCCGCAGCGAGTGGTTGGCCAATCGATAGCGCGCCGCTTGGGCGTACTTTGCCGATTGAAGCCAGTGGCGCCGGTAAAGTGGTTCGCCAACGTGAACCGATCTTGTTGGTTGCCCCACCTGACAGTACGATTTGGCCAAAGGGTGATATAGGTGACCGGATTCTAACGTGGCTCGGTGTCCCCCTGATTTCCAAAGGCCGCGTGCTCGGTGTACTCAATATCGACTCGTACCGCCGGAATGCATTCAATGCACGTGATCTTGAGGTGGCGCAGACGTTTGCCAACCATGCCGCCATCGCAATTGAAAATGCGCAACTGTACCAGGAGTCGGTGGCGCGGGTTGAGCAAGAACTCGCGATTGCACGCCAGATTCAATCAAACCTCTTCCCGCGCACGCTACCGAGCTGTTCGGGGGTGTCGATTGCTGCACGTTGTTTGCCAGCCCGTGAAACCGGTGGCGATTTCTACGATGTGATCGACCTTGGCTCGCGGATTGGGATAATCATCGGTGATGTGAGTGGGAAGTCGTTGCCGGCGGCGATGTTAATGGCCGTAGCACGCTCAACTGCCCGCTCAGAGGCGCGTAATCACGAGTTTCCTCGTTTGGTGATGGCCGAGACCAACCGCTGGTTGGTAGAGGATGTGCCACGGAATACCTTTGTCGCGCTTGGCTATGCCCTGATCGATCCAATAGAGCATCGGTTGATTTTGTCTAATGCCGGTCAATTGGCGCCGTTGCTACGTCATAGCGATGGGCGCACCAGCTTTCTGGAAACCGCTGGGGCGCTGCCGCTCGGTATGCATCGTGATACCCGTTACAATCAGATCGAACTCGAATTATTCCCCGGTGATACGTTGGTGTTCTACACCGATGGGGTGGTCGAAGCCCAGAATCGGCAACATGAGCTGCTCGGTTTTGACCGGCTCGAACAGTTGGTTCGCCATTGGGGTCATTTGCCTCCCGAAGCATTGCTTGAACGTTTGCTGGCTGAAGTGCGATCGTTTAGCGAAGGCCGTGCGGTTCACGATGATATGACGCTCGTGATTGTGCGTATGGAGCCTGAAACTGCCATGCACAATGGTGCGTGA